A single window of Bombus pascuorum chromosome 1, iyBomPasc1.1, whole genome shotgun sequence DNA harbors:
- the LOC132906933 gene encoding alpha-tocopherol transfer protein-like, with protein sequence MLLIQPTEEMSKQIRVELNENVATRDKDVEVIKEWLAKQPHLPEFDDDYRLMTFLRGSKFSLEKCKKKLDMYFTMRTAIPEFFTNRDITRPELRDITKIIQVPPLAGLTENGRRVIIMRGIDKDLPTPNVAEVMKLVLMIGDVRLKEELVGVAGDVYVLDASVATPAHFAKFTPAIVKKFLVCVQEAYPVKLKEVHVVNVSPLVDTIVNFVKPFIKEKIRNRIFMHSDLKTLYDYIPREILPTEYGGDAGPIQAIHETWVKKLEEYGPWFAEQESVKANEALRPGKPKTHDDLFGLDGSFRQLVID encoded by the exons aTGTTGCTGATTCAACCGACGGAGGAGATGTCGAAGCAGATTCGCGTGGAGCTGAACGAAAATGTCGCGACACGTGACAAAGACGTCGAAGTCATCAAAGAATGGCTGGCCAAACAACCGCACTTACCTGAGTTCGATG aCGATTACAGGCTAATGACGTTTCTTCGTGGCTCCAAGTTTTCCTTGGAAAAGTGCAAGAAAAAGCTGGACATGTATTTTACGATGAGAACCGCGATCCCGGAGTTCTTTACCAACAGAGACATCACCAGACCGGAATTGAGAgatattactaaaattat CCAGGTGCCTCCATTGGCGGGTTTGACGGAAAACGGACGACGAGTAATAATTATGCGAGGAATCGACAAGGACTTGCCAACTCCAAACGTAGCCGAAGTGATGAAACTGGTTCTGATGATCGGCGATGTGCGTCTGAAAGAAGAATTAGTTGGTGTGGCTGGAGATGTATACGTATTAGATGCTAGTGTCGCGACGCCAGCCCACTTCGCAAAATTCACACCAGCTATCGTGAAGAAGTTCCTGGTCTGTGTTCAAGAAGCCTACCCGGTGAAGTTAAAGGAGGTGCATGTGGTGAATGTTAGCCCGCTGGTCGACACTATCGTCAATTTCGTGAAGCCATTCATTAAGGAGAAAATTCGCAACAGAATCTTCATGCACAGCGACTTGAAGACTTTGTACGATTATATTCCCAGGGAGATACTACCGACCGAATACGGCGGCGATGCTGGACCAATTCAAGCAATTCATG AAACCTGGGTgaagaaattagaagaataCGGTCCTTGGTTCGCGGAGCAGGAGTCAGTGAAAGCAAACGAGGCGCTTCGGCCAGGAAAACCAAAGACTCACGATGACTTGTTCGGTTTGGATGGATCATTCCGACAACTGGTGATCGATTAA